The following proteins are co-located in the Desulfurococcus amylolyticus Z-533 genome:
- a CDS encoding 30S ribosomal protein S27ae has product MPYIHKLYEVDYNTGTIKRKNKTCPKCGSFMAFHKEPIPRWHCGKCNYTEFVK; this is encoded by the coding sequence ATGCCGTATATACATAAATTATATGAGGTAGACTATAATACAGGGACGATAAAGAGGAAGAATAAGACGTGCCCTAAGTGTGGTTCCTTCATGGCTTTTCATAAGGAACCAATACCCAGATGGCACTGCGGCAAATGCAATTACACAGAGTTTGTAAAATAA
- a CDS encoding DUF359 domain-containing protein, with protein MNKAIPVLKLPVDFRLSLSIPQGDLYVSPDRGLVYGLRADAAVGDIVSKNHMVEMRITDAKTKRHTVDVGPRECDVLVVNPQGTISINSFTSSLIGGARSICVVGEEDLLVIPFTLVRGFKIIYGQPDVGVVISSPSRERVLKILKGLKPDIVIMNL; from the coding sequence TTGAATAAAGCGATACCAGTGTTAAAGCTACCTGTTGACTTCAGGCTCTCTCTAAGTATTCCACAGGGAGACCTCTACGTATCCCCTGATAGAGGACTAGTATATGGGTTAAGGGCTGATGCCGCTGTAGGCGATATTGTTTCAAAGAACCACATGGTTGAAATGAGGATAACTGATGCTAAAACAAAGAGGCATACCGTGGACGTAGGGCCAAGAGAATGCGATGTATTGGTGGTTAATCCACAGGGCACTATAAGCATAAACAGCTTTACATCATCGCTAATTGGTGGAGCCAGAAGCATATGTGTAGTAGGTGAGGAAGACTTATTAGTTATACCCTTCACACTAGTCAGAGGCTTTAAAATCATTTATGGACAACCAGATGTAGGTGTTGTGATTTCATCCCCCTCTAGGGAAAGAGTTTTAAAAATACTTAAAGGGTTAAAACCGGACATAGTTATTATGAACCTGTAA
- a CDS encoding 30S ribosomal protein S6e, translating to MPDFKIVVNDPEAPKKEKLVKVKVEGDPEIQLTDKVKEKLELPVFKVNSKTASEIGAVHGVATIRMRRPDTGDKVKFTGRIIIDDNVPDNVVKVSMEQLINATGQNELEGEIFRARAWQIRINDERTQTIIGLKIGDYIDGSIIGLKGVKLAITGGSDISGFPMRPDISGPVKKKVLLSGPPGFHPEEDGERRRKTVRGNTIAPDIVQINTKIVYESK from the coding sequence ATGCCTGACTTCAAGATAGTGGTAAATGATCCGGAGGCACCCAAGAAGGAGAAATTAGTTAAAGTAAAAGTGGAAGGAGACCCCGAAATACAACTCACAGATAAAGTGAAGGAGAAGCTGGAGCTACCAGTGTTTAAAGTAAATAGTAAAACAGCGAGTGAAATAGGGGCTGTCCACGGGGTAGCCACTATAAGAATGCGGCGTCCAGATACAGGGGACAAGGTGAAGTTTACTGGGAGAATAATCATAGATGACAACGTGCCTGATAACGTTGTGAAAGTCAGCATGGAGCAATTAATTAATGCAACGGGACAGAACGAGCTGGAAGGCGAGATCTTCCGCGCAAGAGCATGGCAGATAAGGATAAATGACGAGAGAACTCAAACTATTATCGGCCTTAAGATAGGTGATTATATTGATGGATCAATAATCGGCCTGAAAGGGGTTAAACTAGCTATAACAGGAGGTAGCGACATAAGTGGTTTCCCAATGAGGCCTGATATAAGTGGACCGGTTAAAAAGAAGGTGTTATTATCGGGTCCACCAGGTTTCCATCCCGAAGAAGACGGTGAACGAAGGAGAAAGACTGTTAGAGGCAACACTATAGCGCCCGATATAGTCCAAATAAACACGAAGATCGTATATGAATCAAAATAA
- a CDS encoding PIN domain-containing protein — MSQNKGITVLLDTNMLLMMANGIPVLEQIEEKLLTKPRYIVIKPVYDELVRIVDSEKPSISRRARLALEIVNRYCEIVDYAVNPGETVDDAILRYASENNVVVATNDKELRRRLRSRGLPEIYLREESWRIDVEGVPSFY, encoded by the coding sequence GTGTCTCAGAATAAGGGGATAACTGTTTTACTCGATACAAACATGCTTCTCATGATGGCTAACGGCATACCTGTACTTGAACAAATAGAGGAGAAGCTTCTCACGAAGCCAAGGTACATAGTGATAAAGCCCGTATACGATGAACTAGTTAGAATAGTGGACTCAGAGAAGCCCAGTATTAGTAGGAGGGCGAGATTAGCACTTGAAATAGTTAACAGGTATTGTGAGATAGTGGATTACGCTGTAAACCCCGGTGAAACAGTCGATGATGCTATATTAAGATACGCCAGCGAAAACAACGTCGTGGTAGCCACAAATGATAAAGAGTTAAGGAGGCGCCTCAGGAGCCGTGGGCTACCAGAAATATATCTCCGTGAGGAGTCGTGGAGAATAGATGTGGAAGGGGTTCCCTCATTCTACTGA
- the infB gene encoding translation initiation factor IF-2: MVLELSSDKKTWIRQPIIVVLGHVDHGKTTLLDKIRGTAVAKKEPGEITQHVGASVVPASVLNKITEPLKKYFPKLVIEIPGLLFIDTPGHELFSNLRRRGGSVADMAILVVDVVEGFQPQTIEALNILKEKRVPFIVAANKIDRLEGWKAFPDTPFLESVKRQSPRTISILEERIYQLVGKLYEYGFESERFDRVKDFRRTVAIVPISAKTGEGISELLALIAGLAQQFMKKKLVTSEDAARGVVLEVKEEQGLGTTIDVIIYDGVLSKNDLFVVAGKNGPIVTRVRSLLMPRPLQDMRMHEGRFVQVDLVTAATGVKISAPGLEDALAGSPFYVIPSEDRVQEFTRAVQEEVSQIRFKGESDGVVLKADTLGTLEALLEALRRENIPVKLADVGHVTRNDVLEAAIVSKSKPEYGVILAFNVKILPEAEELRARENIPVFKHNIIYQLLEEYLKWFKEFRERERLRQVESLVRPGKIRIIPGAVFRRSEPVIVGVEVLGGRIRPNYPLMTEDGRNIGLIMQIRDRDNVLKEALVGQQVAISIRGKVMVGRHIDEGDILYTDIPSEHVKYWLTTFSNELSNDEKLVLKEIIDIKRKSDPLYGMVFQQM; encoded by the coding sequence ATGGTGTTGGAGTTGAGTAGTGATAAGAAAACCTGGATTAGACAACCCATAATAGTTGTACTGGGTCATGTGGATCATGGAAAAACAACACTACTTGATAAGATCAGGGGTACAGCTGTAGCTAAGAAGGAGCCAGGCGAGATAACGCAGCATGTTGGAGCTAGTGTAGTACCTGCAAGTGTCTTAAACAAGATTACTGAGCCTCTAAAGAAGTATTTTCCAAAGCTAGTCATAGAGATACCGGGCTTACTCTTCATTGACACGCCCGGACATGAATTATTTAGTAATCTTAGGAGAAGAGGGGGTAGTGTAGCTGATATGGCTATACTTGTCGTAGATGTGGTTGAAGGATTCCAGCCTCAAACCATAGAGGCATTGAACATATTGAAGGAGAAGAGGGTGCCATTCATTGTTGCAGCTAATAAAATAGATAGGCTTGAGGGATGGAAAGCCTTTCCAGACACTCCATTCCTTGAAAGCGTTAAGAGGCAAAGCCCTAGAACGATAAGTATTCTAGAGGAGAGGATATACCAGTTGGTCGGCAAGTTATACGAGTATGGGTTTGAGTCGGAAAGATTTGACAGGGTCAAAGACTTCAGGAGGACAGTTGCAATAGTGCCGATATCGGCTAAAACAGGTGAGGGAATATCAGAGTTGCTTGCACTTATAGCTGGCCTCGCACAGCAGTTCATGAAGAAGAAGCTTGTGACTAGTGAAGACGCTGCTAGAGGGGTAGTATTAGAGGTTAAAGAGGAGCAAGGCCTTGGCACCACTATAGATGTTATAATCTATGATGGAGTGCTAAGCAAAAACGATCTCTTCGTAGTTGCTGGTAAGAATGGCCCAATAGTTACAAGGGTTAGGAGCCTATTGATGCCAAGACCCCTCCAAGATATGAGGATGCATGAGGGTCGATTCGTACAAGTAGACCTTGTCACAGCTGCTACAGGAGTGAAAATATCCGCCCCAGGACTCGAGGATGCATTAGCTGGCTCACCGTTCTACGTAATACCCTCCGAGGATAGGGTCCAGGAATTCACCAGGGCGGTTCAAGAGGAGGTATCTCAGATAAGGTTTAAAGGGGAAAGCGATGGCGTCGTATTAAAGGCGGATACTCTTGGAACACTGGAAGCCCTACTGGAGGCCCTTAGGCGTGAGAATATACCGGTTAAACTAGCAGATGTCGGCCATGTAACCAGGAATGACGTCCTAGAAGCCGCCATTGTTAGTAAATCTAAACCTGAGTATGGTGTAATACTGGCTTTCAACGTGAAGATCCTGCCTGAAGCAGAGGAGTTGAGGGCCCGGGAAAACATACCCGTGTTTAAACATAATATAATATACCAGCTACTCGAAGAATACCTTAAATGGTTCAAGGAATTCAGGGAGAGGGAGAGACTGAGGCAGGTAGAGTCTCTAGTAAGGCCAGGTAAGATAAGGATTATACCGGGGGCTGTATTTAGGAGAAGTGAACCCGTTATAGTTGGAGTAGAAGTCCTGGGAGGCAGGATAAGGCCTAACTATCCATTAATGACAGAGGATGGGAGAAACATTGGCTTAATAATGCAGATACGCGACCGCGATAACGTGTTGAAGGAGGCGCTTGTAGGGCAACAAGTAGCTATAAGTATTAGGGGCAAGGTAATGGTGGGTAGGCACATAGATGAAGGCGATATCTTGTATACTGATATACCAAGTGAACACGTTAAATACTGGCTGACAACTTTTAGTAATGAGTTAAGCAATGATGAGAAACTAGTGTTGAAAGAAATAATTGATATAAAGAGGAAGAGCGATCCCCTCTACGGTATGGTGTTTCAGCAGATGTGA
- a CDS encoding translation initiation factor IF-2 subunit gamma codes for MPWDIKPPEVNIGVVGHVDHGKTTLVQALTGVWTAKHSLEIERGMTIKLGYADGNIAYCDGLPLPDAYTIKEYCPDGSESKLLRRVSYVDAPGHELYMTTMLSGAMIMDGAILVIAANEPCPQPQTVEHLMALNILGLRNIIIVQNKIDVVDKKRALENYNEILKLVKGTVAENAPIIPVSALHHINIDALLQAIQEIIPTPERDYTKPPLMYVVRSFDVNKPGTPYDKIEGGVIGGSLLQGRFRVGDEIMILPGIKTQVGSAKSQVSKYEPIVTTIEEVRYGNLIVDEARPGGLVAIQTKLDPSLTKGDQLVGSIVTTPRNNIPVVKTLEVRFQLFERIVGTKELGKLPPIQVNEKIAVAIGTANRVAVVKSIRKDIMTIELTDPVATWSGSRIAISRRVLARWRLAGWGIIEGVSE; via the coding sequence ATGCCGTGGGATATTAAGCCACCCGAGGTCAACATAGGCGTCGTTGGACACGTTGACCACGGTAAAACCACTCTGGTCCAAGCATTGACGGGTGTCTGGACAGCAAAGCACAGCCTAGAGATAGAACGTGGAATGACTATTAAACTAGGATATGCTGATGGGAACATCGCCTATTGTGATGGGCTACCGCTACCTGACGCATACACGATTAAAGAGTATTGTCCAGACGGCTCTGAGTCGAAGTTGCTTAGAAGGGTTAGCTACGTTGACGCGCCTGGTCATGAATTATATATGACGACCATGTTGAGTGGGGCAATGATCATGGATGGAGCTATATTAGTTATCGCGGCCAACGAGCCATGTCCTCAGCCACAGACGGTAGAGCACTTGATGGCGTTGAACATCCTCGGTTTACGGAACATCATCATTGTTCAGAACAAAATAGATGTCGTCGATAAAAAACGCGCATTAGAGAACTATAACGAGATCTTAAAGCTGGTTAAAGGCACTGTAGCCGAGAACGCACCAATAATACCGGTCAGCGCCCTACACCACATCAACATAGATGCATTGCTCCAAGCTATACAAGAGATCATTCCAACACCTGAGAGAGACTACACGAAGCCTCCATTAATGTATGTTGTGAGAAGCTTTGATGTAAACAAGCCCGGCACCCCCTATGATAAAATAGAGGGAGGAGTAATCGGGGGCTCCCTTCTACAAGGGCGTTTCAGAGTAGGAGATGAGATAATGATACTCCCCGGGATAAAGACGCAAGTAGGGAGTGCTAAATCACAGGTCTCTAAATACGAGCCTATAGTGACGACTATAGAGGAGGTACGCTATGGCAACTTAATAGTGGATGAGGCCAGACCTGGAGGACTGGTGGCAATACAGACCAAGCTGGATCCCTCGCTAACTAAAGGTGATCAATTAGTGGGTTCAATAGTAACCACTCCTAGGAACAATATACCAGTTGTGAAGACCTTGGAGGTGCGCTTCCAGTTGTTCGAGAGAATAGTGGGCACCAAAGAACTAGGAAAACTCCCACCAATACAGGTGAATGAGAAAATAGCCGTTGCAATCGGTACAGCGAACAGGGTAGCCGTAGTGAAGTCTATAAGGAAAGATATAATGACCATAGAGCTAACAGACCCTGTTGCAACATGGAGTGGATCCAGGATAGCTATAAGCCGCCGTGTATTAGCAAGGTGGAGGCTTGCTGGCTGGGGGATAATAGAGGGTGTCTCAGAATAA
- a CDS encoding 50S ribosomal protein L24e, translated as MVKQAKCVFCGGDVEPGTGLMYVMNDGTILWFCSNKCFNNYRMKRDPRKYKWTLKYGQQTK; from the coding sequence TTGGTGAAGCAGGCTAAATGCGTGTTTTGTGGTGGAGACGTGGAGCCTGGAACAGGATTGATGTACGTGATGAACGATGGAACGATACTATGGTTCTGCAGCAATAAGTGTTTTAATAACTACAGGATGAAGAGGGATCCTAGGAAGTATAAGTGGACATTAAAGTATGGTCAGCAGACAAAGTAG
- a CDS encoding DNA-directed RNA polymerase has translation MYSLIRVNDVIRIPPAKFGRPVKDVALEELRSKYEGTIASIESKGGEHKLGIIVTIIDVKVDENGRILPGDGATYHDVEMSALVFSPFIKEVVEGEAVTVAKSGIYLNLGVLDGFIHINQVSEEKVSYDNTRSAIMLEESHRTIEKGDILRAKIYTIGILPGKGLRIHMTMKQPYLGKLEWVSKQGGQGE, from the coding sequence ATGTATTCACTGATAAGAGTAAATGATGTAATCAGGATACCGCCAGCGAAATTTGGGAGACCAGTGAAAGACGTGGCGCTTGAGGAACTACGGAGCAAGTACGAAGGAACAATAGCATCAATAGAGTCCAAGGGCGGCGAACATAAGCTAGGGATTATAGTAACCATAATAGATGTAAAAGTCGATGAAAATGGGAGGATACTACCCGGAGATGGTGCAACATACCATGACGTGGAAATGAGTGCCCTAGTATTCAGCCCATTCATCAAGGAAGTTGTTGAGGGCGAAGCAGTTACGGTAGCTAAGTCAGGTATATATTTAAACCTAGGTGTTTTAGATGGATTCATCCATATAAACCAGGTATCCGAGGAAAAGGTTTCCTATGACAATACACGTTCGGCAATAATGTTAGAGGAGTCCCATAGAACAATAGAGAAAGGAGACATTCTCAGAGCAAAGATATACACTATTGGAATATTACCGGGTAAGGGGTTGAGAATACATATGACGATGAAGCAACCATACCTGGGGAAGCTAGAGTGGGTAAGTAAGCAGGGTGGTCAAGGTGAGTAG
- a CDS encoding 30S ribosomal protein S24e: MGRTITLGKYSGEVVEERYNPLIKRIELKLRVGHPGEGTPSKGLLRLELAKVYGKNVNLVYIRNVETEYGLGVSLVEAHIYDSEERVKLFEPEYIIKRNEESLQKVSQAMEAGA; encoded by the coding sequence ATGGGTAGAACCATAACGCTCGGTAAATATAGTGGCGAGGTAGTGGAGGAGAGGTATAATCCATTAATCAAGAGGATAGAGCTGAAACTCCGTGTAGGACACCCTGGCGAGGGGACTCCGAGCAAGGGGTTGCTTAGACTTGAACTAGCAAAAGTCTATGGTAAAAATGTAAACTTAGTGTATATAAGAAACGTTGAAACAGAGTACGGGCTGGGTGTGAGCCTCGTGGAAGCCCATATATATGACAGCGAGGAGCGCGTTAAGCTTTTTGAGCCAGAATACATTATTAAACGAAACGAAGAATCTCTACAGAAAGTCTCACAAGCAATGGAGGCTGGTGCTTAA
- the spt4 gene encoding transcription elongation factor subunit Spt4 has protein sequence MSSRGKPFKACRRCRSLVPKNAETCPVCGSQDFTFEWSGVVIIVNPEKSLIAKILGITNPGKYVVKLE, from the coding sequence GTGAGTAGTAGAGGTAAACCCTTTAAGGCATGCCGGAGATGCAGGTCCCTAGTACCTAAAAACGCTGAAACATGCCCGGTGTGTGGATCCCAGGACTTTACTTTTGAATGGAGTGGAGTCGTTATAATCGTTAACCCGGAGAAGTCCTTAATCGCTAAAATACTCGGGATAACCAACCCAGGTAAATACGTGGTTAAGCTTGAATAA